Proteins from a genomic interval of Treponema brennaborense DSM 12168:
- a CDS encoding HD-GYP domain-containing protein — MTRKYRAGTAAFLVLLVSGFAFAADPLAGKFLSEANDRYSEGKYDKAYEYVNRTLDFYRAEEVPANVSVIAEPIYYEYLRQLRETGGEDAFAAYKVRLAEFPAVVSPRIRESVAAFDAALAKRAAVQPAAAQTAVADTVRNEVLQQQLEAERQHNAQVLQEEREQQARIMLEAIDAQSEQFRSAMEQSTTQSQSANQSVLLIVIILAAVLAVVFVIVVIIVVVNSRNTKKQQEQFAATLQMVSKMNRIPSEQLMLGNVVDIYGDAQLRSAGSSRWTKESLPEPELSEEDRLAVRELAVKCEQIGTEIDVMTGRKNNSKNISEMVYKIALNMGIGQNTAMLYFCASMVYDIGFLALGKDLLQAESLTDEQKYSIRSHVKFEPDSFDFVPERFRRVFADAAAMHHENMDGSGYPDGLKGDAIPQIARIIHVVETFVSLISRRSYREIFDKESAIAELKAHAELYDQQIVGVLDSIV, encoded by the coding sequence ATGACTAGAAAATATCGTGCGGGTACCGCTGCGTTTCTCGTTTTGCTCGTTTCAGGGTTTGCCTTTGCGGCCGATCCGCTCGCGGGAAAATTCCTTTCGGAAGCGAACGACCGCTATTCGGAAGGAAAATACGATAAAGCGTATGAATACGTCAATCGAACGCTGGATTTTTATCGGGCGGAAGAGGTTCCCGCAAACGTTTCGGTCATTGCCGAACCGATTTATTACGAATATCTGCGCCAGCTCCGCGAAACCGGCGGCGAAGACGCGTTCGCCGCTTATAAAGTCCGCCTTGCGGAATTCCCTGCGGTCGTTTCGCCGCGGATACGTGAAAGCGTCGCCGCGTTCGACGCCGCGCTTGCAAAACGGGCCGCAGTTCAGCCGGCGGCGGCTCAAACCGCCGTCGCGGATACCGTGCGGAACGAAGTGCTGCAGCAGCAGCTTGAAGCCGAACGGCAGCACAACGCGCAAGTGCTGCAGGAAGAGCGTGAACAGCAGGCCCGGATCATGCTTGAAGCCATCGATGCGCAGTCCGAACAGTTCCGTTCGGCAATGGAACAGAGCACAACGCAGTCGCAGTCCGCGAATCAATCCGTGCTGCTGATCGTGATCATATTGGCAGCCGTTTTGGCGGTCGTGTTCGTGATCGTCGTGATTATCGTCGTCGTCAATTCGCGCAATACGAAAAAGCAGCAGGAACAGTTTGCCGCAACGCTTCAGATGGTTTCCAAAATGAACCGGATTCCATCGGAACAGCTGATGCTCGGCAACGTCGTGGATATTTACGGCGACGCTCAGCTGCGGTCGGCCGGCAGTTCGCGCTGGACAAAAGAGTCCTTGCCCGAACCGGAGTTGTCGGAAGAAGACCGGCTGGCGGTGCGGGAACTTGCGGTCAAATGCGAACAAATCGGTACGGAAATCGACGTTATGACCGGACGGAAAAACAATTCAAAGAACATTTCCGAAATGGTGTACAAAATCGCGCTCAATATGGGCATCGGGCAGAATACGGCGATGCTGTATTTCTGCGCTTCGATGGTATACGATATAGGATTTCTTGCGCTCGGCAAGGATTTACTGCAGGCAGAATCGCTTACGGACGAACAGAAGTACAGTATCCGTTCGCACGTCAAATTTGAACCGGATTCGTTCGACTTCGTGCCCGAGCGGTTCCGCCGCGTGTTCGCGGACGCCGCCGCGATGCATCATGAAAATATGGACGGTTCGGGATATCCTGACGGGTTAAAAGGCGATGCCATTCCGCAGATAGCGCGTATCATTCACGTGGTCGAAACGTTCGTATCGCTCATTTCGCGCCGCAGTTACCGCGAGATTTTCGATAAGGAATCGGCCATTGCGGAATTGAAAGCTCATGCGGAATTGTACGATCAGCAGATAGTCGGCGTGCTCGATTCGATCGTATGA
- a CDS encoding catalase gives MAEFKKLTNEAGAPVADNENAITAGPRGPVVMQDVWLMEKMAHFNREVIPERRMHAKGWGAYGKLTVTHDISKYTKAKVLQPGAVTDLFIRFSTVAGERGAADCERDIRGVAVKFYTDEGNWDLVGNNTPTFFIRDVHNFSDLNRAVKRDPRTGLRSAQNNWDFWTLLPECFHQITVVMSDRGIPASFRNMHFFGEHTFSFYNAKNERVWCKFHFKTQQGIKNLSDDESVRINGTDREYHGRDLFDAIERGDFPRWTMYVQIMTEAQAGTHYENPFDITKIWRHAEYPLIEVGVLELNRNPENYFAEVEQAAFTPAHVVPGIGFSPDRFLQGRLFAYGDAQRYRLGVNHNLIPVNRAKCEVSDYHRDGAMRVDGNYGRTPSYSPNSAGYWTARPEVAEPPLELEGAMWRYDPKDDPSDDNFRAGGDLWRVMTEDKKRILIENTAANIAPVTVNVKYRHAAHCYRADREYGERMTKALGLSAEKVTALAALNNDELIRATLSASM, from the coding sequence ATGGCCGAATTCAAAAAATTGACGAACGAGGCCGGCGCGCCGGTTGCAGACAATGAAAACGCGATAACGGCCGGGCCGCGCGGTCCCGTCGTCATGCAGGATGTGTGGCTTATGGAAAAAATGGCTCATTTTAACCGTGAAGTCATACCCGAGCGCCGTATGCACGCGAAAGGGTGGGGCGCGTACGGCAAATTGACCGTTACGCACGATATTTCAAAGTACACGAAGGCGAAAGTTCTTCAGCCGGGCGCCGTTACCGATCTTTTTATCCGATTTTCTACGGTTGCCGGCGAGCGCGGAGCTGCCGACTGCGAACGTGATATTCGCGGCGTCGCCGTCAAATTTTATACGGACGAGGGAAACTGGGATCTGGTCGGAAACAATACGCCGACGTTTTTTATCCGCGACGTTCACAATTTTTCCGACCTGAACCGTGCGGTCAAGCGCGATCCGCGTACGGGATTGCGTTCGGCACAGAATAACTGGGATTTCTGGACGCTGCTTCCCGAATGTTTTCATCAGATAACGGTCGTCATGTCCGATCGCGGTATTCCCGCGTCGTTCCGGAACATGCACTTTTTCGGCGAACATACGTTCAGTTTTTACAACGCGAAGAACGAGCGGGTTTGGTGCAAATTCCATTTCAAAACGCAGCAGGGAATCAAAAACCTGAGCGACGACGAATCGGTTCGGATAAACGGCACGGACCGCGAATATCACGGCCGGGATCTGTTCGACGCGATAGAGCGCGGCGATTTTCCCCGCTGGACGATGTACGTGCAGATCATGACCGAGGCGCAGGCCGGAACGCATTATGAAAATCCGTTCGACATTACCAAAATTTGGCGGCACGCCGAATATCCGCTGATCGAAGTGGGCGTGCTCGAGTTGAACCGAAATCCCGAAAACTATTTTGCGGAAGTCGAACAGGCGGCGTTTACGCCCGCGCACGTCGTTCCCGGCATCGGGTTTTCTCCCGATCGTTTTTTGCAGGGACGGTTGTTCGCGTACGGCGACGCTCAGCGGTACCGGCTCGGTGTGAATCACAATCTGATTCCGGTAAACCGTGCAAAATGCGAAGTCAGCGACTATCACCGCGACGGTGCGATGCGCGTGGACGGGAATTACGGGCGCACGCCTTCGTATTCGCCGAACAGCGCGGGATACTGGACTGCCCGGCCCGAGGTGGCCGAACCGCCGCTCGAATTGGAAGGCGCAATGTGGCGCTACGATCCGAAGGACGATCCTTCAGACGATAATTTCCGTGCCGGCGGCGATTTATGGCGCGTCATGACCGAGGATAAAAAGCGAATTCTGATAGAGAATACCGCGGCGAACATCGCGCCGGTAACGGTGAACGTCAAATACCGGCACGCCGCGCACTGCTACCGTGCCGATCGCGAATACGGTGAGCGTATGACGAAAGCGCTCGGCCTTTCGGCCGAAAAAGTAACGGCGCTCGCCGCGCTGAACAATGACGAGCTGATACGGGCGACGCTTTCCGCATCGATGTAG
- a CDS encoding FAD-dependent oxidoreductase — MKHFDSVIIGFGKAGKTLAAALAAAGKSVALIERSPAMYGGTCINVACIPTKALEYNARLSAAAADAHDTFERKAARYRTAVAEKRVLTAMLRQKNLEKLQNAGVTVLTGTASFISETGVSVALNGGGTETLEADTIVINTGSLPFVPPIEGLNGNRFVHTSESLMELDELPARMIVIGGGYIGMEFASLYANFGTEVTVVQDGAEFLPREDAQISAAVRQHLENRGVKIIAGARILSVREDGEHALVTVQTENGQQELGAEAVLVATGRRPNLEALHPEAAGIELTERGAVKTDEHLRTSVPHIFAAGDVAGGLQFTYISLDDSRILKSQLLGTADRTTKNRGAVPYSVFMDPPLSRVGLTEAEARAAGYDVAIASLPAAAVPKAHILKQSAGLLKAVVDSRTGLILGAHLFCAESHEMINLVKLAIDAKLPYTQLRDGIFTHPTMSEALNDLFAALP; from the coding sequence ATGAAACATTTTGATTCCGTTATCATCGGATTCGGCAAGGCCGGAAAAACCCTCGCCGCAGCGCTTGCCGCTGCCGGCAAATCGGTCGCGCTTATAGAACGCTCGCCCGCAATGTACGGCGGTACGTGTATCAACGTCGCCTGCATTCCGACGAAAGCGCTTGAATACAATGCCCGCCTTTCAGCCGCCGCGGCGGACGCACACGACACGTTCGAGCGGAAAGCGGCGCGGTACCGCACGGCCGTTGCGGAAAAACGGGTGCTCACCGCGATGCTGCGCCAAAAAAATCTGGAAAAACTACAAAACGCGGGCGTTACCGTCCTGACGGGAACCGCGTCGTTCATAAGTGAAACCGGCGTCTCGGTCGCCCTGAACGGCGGCGGTACAGAAACGCTTGAAGCGGACACAATCGTGATCAACACCGGCTCGCTCCCGTTCGTGCCGCCGATCGAGGGTTTGAACGGAAACCGATTCGTCCATACCAGCGAATCGCTTATGGAACTGGACGAACTGCCCGCACGGATGATCGTCATCGGCGGCGGCTACATCGGCATGGAATTCGCCTCGCTATACGCAAATTTCGGGACGGAAGTAACGGTCGTACAGGACGGAGCGGAATTTCTTCCGCGCGAAGACGCCCAAATATCCGCAGCGGTTCGGCAGCATCTTGAAAATCGCGGCGTAAAAATTATCGCCGGCGCCCGGATACTGTCCGTTCGCGAAGACGGCGAACACGCGCTGGTAACCGTACAGACCGAAAACGGGCAGCAGGAATTGGGAGCTGAAGCGGTACTGGTCGCCACCGGCCGACGCCCGAATCTGGAAGCGCTGCACCCCGAAGCCGCCGGAATCGAACTGACCGAGCGCGGAGCGGTGAAGACGGACGAACACCTGAGAACGTCGGTTCCCCATATTTTCGCCGCGGGAGACGTCGCCGGCGGCCTGCAGTTTACGTACATATCGCTCGACGACAGCCGGATTCTCAAGTCGCAGCTGCTCGGCACGGCAGACCGTACGACGAAGAACCGCGGCGCGGTACCGTACAGCGTGTTCATGGATCCGCCGCTTTCCCGCGTCGGATTAACCGAAGCCGAAGCGCGCGCGGCAGGCTACGACGTTGCGATCGCAAGCCTTCCGGCCGCCGCCGTACCCAAAGCGCACATACTGAAGCAAAGCGCGGGCTTGCTGAAAGCGGTCGTCGACTCCCGAACGGGACTGATACTCGGCGCGCATCTGTTTTGCGCCGAATCGCACGAAATGATCAACCTCGTAAAACTGGCGATAGACGCGAAACTGCCGTACACGCAACTGCGCGACGGCATTTTCACCCATCCGACGATGAGCGAAGCCCTGAACGATCTGTTCGCCGCGCTCCCGTAA
- a CDS encoding RrF2 family transcriptional regulator has product MTSDFCIAVHALVYLSHKNGVLSSDALAENICTNPVRIRKVLSKLAGAALVETKEGADGGYRFTGDAAHVTLADVAGILNVDFTVMNWRSGSIDKPCLISSGMAAAMDTIMADLNACCLERLRRITVADIELNLTGKKPY; this is encoded by the coding sequence GTGACCAGCGATTTTTGTATTGCCGTGCACGCACTCGTCTACCTCAGCCACAAAAACGGCGTACTGTCGAGCGACGCACTCGCTGAAAACATCTGCACCAATCCGGTCAGAATCCGCAAAGTGCTGTCCAAACTCGCCGGTGCAGCGCTCGTCGAAACCAAAGAAGGCGCCGACGGCGGCTACCGTTTTACCGGCGACGCGGCGCACGTTACGCTCGCCGACGTAGCCGGCATTCTGAACGTCGATTTTACCGTCATGAACTGGCGCAGCGGCAGCATCGACAAACCGTGCCTCATTTCCTCGGGGATGGCCGCCGCCATGGATACCATTATGGCGGATTTGAACGCCTGCTGTCTGGAACGTCTGCGGCGCATAACCGTCGCAGACATCGAGCTGAACCTTACGGGCAAAAAACCGTATTGA
- a CDS encoding rhodanese-like domain-containing protein — MKYLLAAAVLTLAVFAASAQTEKGTGGYRKIGAEQAKTMMDSGTPIIVDVRTPAEYEAGHVPGAILLPNETVADKKPAVLNDTNATVLVYCRSGRRSAEAARKLIKLGYTNVYDFGGIIDWPYETVTGKE, encoded by the coding sequence ATGAAATATCTTTTGGCAGCGGCAGTGCTGACGCTGGCGGTATTCGCCGCAAGCGCGCAAACGGAAAAAGGAACCGGCGGATACCGGAAAATCGGCGCGGAACAGGCAAAGACCATGATGGACAGCGGCACTCCGATCATCGTGGACGTCCGCACGCCGGCGGAATACGAAGCGGGGCACGTTCCCGGCGCTATTCTGTTGCCGAACGAAACCGTTGCCGATAAAAAACCCGCGGTACTGAACGACACGAACGCAACCGTTCTGGTCTATTGCCGCTCCGGCCGCAGAAGTGCGGAAGCCGCCCGAAAACTGATCAAACTCGGCTATACGAACGTGTACGATTTCGGCGGCATCATCGACTGGCCGTATGAAACGGTTACGGGTAAGGAATAA
- a CDS encoding carbohydrate kinase family protein produces the protein MNKHKILSVGSVSVDIKAFSTIDDENEAYRDGTIDLVPGGVARGMAMNLNRLGLPSAVLSVVGNDIFGDYLKKGLIAEGVDTTLLRTSDTRKTSLFSVMASYGKPASCIYCNDVLSEITVDDEVRRYVAERNVDVLCIDSNVSETTLASLYGLKTACKPAAANGLCKPPFIFQNATAPDIAHKSLPYAALIDLFACNEFEAAAILNYAGISLPFEPLLPGTELSEAFRSLGFRDFIVTFGERGVLVHSGGGTYIEKPYAPPRIIDTIGAGDAFASGYLFGCLDGKPVRRCIQYGLACAKETLMTRQTVSDLLNADLLERYPDHASDAS, from the coding sequence ATGAACAAGCATAAAATATTGAGCGTCGGCTCCGTTTCCGTAGATATCAAAGCGTTCAGTACGATAGACGACGAAAACGAAGCGTACCGCGACGGTACGATCGATTTGGTACCCGGCGGCGTTGCGCGCGGTATGGCCATGAATCTGAACCGGCTGGGACTGCCGTCCGCCGTATTGTCCGTCGTCGGAAACGACATTTTCGGCGATTATCTGAAAAAAGGTTTAATTGCCGAAGGCGTCGACACGACGCTGCTGAGAACGAGCGATACGCGCAAAACGTCGCTCTTTTCCGTCATGGCGTCTTACGGTAAACCGGCGTCCTGCATCTACTGCAACGACGTGCTTTCCGAAATAACCGTCGACGACGAAGTGCGCCGCTACGTTGCGGAACGGAACGTAGACGTGCTTTGTATAGATTCCAACGTATCCGAAACCACGCTCGCGTCTCTGTACGGACTGAAAACGGCCTGCAAACCGGCCGCCGCGAACGGCCTGTGCAAACCGCCGTTTATCTTTCAAAACGCAACGGCGCCGGACATCGCGCACAAAAGCCTTCCGTACGCCGCTTTGATAGACCTGTTCGCATGCAACGAATTCGAAGCCGCCGCGATTTTGAACTACGCCGGAATTTCGCTGCCGTTCGAGCCGCTGCTTCCGGGAACGGAACTGTCGGAAGCGTTCCGCTCGCTCGGCTTCCGTGATTTTATCGTAACGTTCGGCGAGCGCGGCGTGCTCGTTCACAGCGGCGGCGGCACATATATAGAAAAACCGTACGCGCCGCCGCGTATTATCGACACGATCGGCGCCGGAGATGCGTTCGCATCGGGTTATCTGTTCGGCTGTCTCGACGGTAAACCGGTGCGCCGCTGCATCCAGTACGGCTTGGCCTGCGCAAAAGAAACGCTCATGACGCGCCAAACGGTCAGCGACCTGCTGAACGCCGATCTGCTCGAACGGTATCCCGATCACGCGTCTGACGCAAGCTGA
- a CDS encoding sugar phosphate isomerase/epimerase family protein: MKICVRAHDLGKMSASALAAAAADYGFDGVQLVLGKAIEGQTGAPGSVTASFAQSVRETFASGGVEIAMLGAYFNPVHSNKSLVASNIEKFREHLRFAPLFGSRFVGSETGSFNDDKWTYHPQNRTPEAFAEVSRIFGDLAVSAKQYGSNLALEGAWGHCCWNPGTLRRLVDSIDNGHVYVTVDVYNYLYEGNYARHTEIFDECLDLFGSKIVIFHLKDFVVAGGALRQVGLGQGIMDWEYMIPRIAERCPGAYLIFEGVPPLNMRSSYAHISRLLGTLL, from the coding sequence ATGAAGATTTGTGTCCGCGCCCACGATTTGGGAAAAATGTCCGCGTCCGCGCTTGCAGCCGCCGCCGCCGATTACGGGTTCGACGGGGTACAGCTCGTGTTGGGAAAAGCTATCGAAGGTCAAACCGGAGCGCCCGGTTCCGTTACCGCGTCTTTTGCGCAGTCCGTGCGCGAAACGTTCGCATCGGGCGGAGTGGAAATCGCCATGCTCGGTGCGTATTTTAATCCGGTGCACAGCAATAAAAGCCTTGTTGCGTCGAATATCGAAAAATTCCGGGAACATTTGCGGTTTGCGCCGCTGTTCGGTTCCCGGTTCGTCGGCAGTGAAACCGGTTCGTTTAACGACGACAAGTGGACGTATCATCCGCAGAATCGGACGCCCGAAGCGTTTGCCGAAGTGTCGCGTATTTTCGGTGATCTGGCCGTATCCGCAAAGCAATACGGTTCAAACCTCGCCCTTGAAGGCGCCTGGGGGCACTGCTGCTGGAATCCGGGTACGTTGCGGCGGCTGGTCGACTCGATCGACAACGGGCACGTGTACGTTACGGTCGATGTATACAATTATCTGTACGAAGGCAACTACGCGCGTCATACGGAGATTTTTGACGAATGTCTGGACTTGTTCGGCAGTAAGATCGTGATTTTCCATTTGAAGGATTTCGTGGTTGCCGGCGGTGCGCTTCGTCAAGTCGGTTTGGGGCAGGGAATCATGGACTGGGAATACATGATTCCGCGGATTGCGGAGCGCTGTCCCGGCGCGTATCTGATTTTTGAAGGCGTGCCGCCGCTGAACATGCGTTCGAGTTACGCGCATATTTCGCGACTGCTCGGTACTCTTCTGTGA
- a CDS encoding FAD-dependent oxidoreductase, which yields MADKTLIIGGVAGGATAAARLRRRNESMQIIMFERGEYISYANCGLPYYIGGVIHNRDALLLQTPQAMLKKFNVDVRTSNEVTAIRPAEKKVTVRNLKTGAVYDESYDNLIIATGSSPVKPPIPGIESPGIFTLWTVPDTDRIRNFIEEKKPARAAVVGGGFIGLEMAENLKSAGLSVSLIEMQEQVMAPLDREMAEILHVHLERNGVELILGDGVKRFRPEAGGTVVELASGRTVVADMVVLAIGVRPNSQLAKDAGLALNAKGGIVVDEYLRTSEKDIYAVGDVIEVTDYVSGGKTMIPLAGPANKQARILADNLSGDRKTYGGTIGTAIAKVFELNAASAGLNEKQLAAAGKKKDADYHTVLINQKSHAGYYPGATTLTLKLLFEKNGTILGAQVVGSDGVDKRIDTIATVMRLRGTVHDLAELELAYAPPFSSAKDPVNMLGFVAENVLDTLVTCIEWRDAEALLRSGSDDFTVLDVMEDSERTVFAVPGSYHIPLGQLRERLSELDPSKLIVPYCAVGVRSYNAARILMQNGFKRVAMISGGTSFYKATHRESDAVSEDAAYSAAVGALSETAAHSATVGAASDTEYSADRSIKILDCSGLQCPGPIMKVYEALCDMEDSQILQVSATDMGFTADAAAWCRRTGNTFVRSERRGGEYVVYIRKGGDCCDPHDRGTPRKQESAPSQGAAQSPETALSPAQGKTIIVFSGDLDRVLASFIIANGAAAMGRPVTMFFTFWGLNVLRKTRTGKIKKPFMDKMFASMMPKGSAKLKLSKLNMAGMGTAMMKKVMNDKNVDSLETLIRHALDNGVKLIACTMSMDIMGITKEELIDGVEFAGVASYLGDAEESNVNLFI from the coding sequence ATGGCAGACAAAACACTTATTATCGGCGGCGTGGCCGGAGGCGCTACGGCGGCTGCAAGACTGCGCAGAAGAAATGAATCGATGCAGATCATCATGTTTGAACGCGGCGAGTACATTTCGTACGCGAACTGCGGGTTACCGTATTACATCGGCGGCGTTATCCACAACCGGGACGCGCTTCTGCTCCAGACGCCGCAGGCGATGCTGAAAAAATTCAACGTAGACGTCCGAACGTCGAACGAAGTGACGGCCATACGCCCTGCCGAAAAAAAAGTGACCGTGCGCAATCTCAAAACGGGCGCCGTGTACGACGAATCGTACGATAATCTGATTATCGCGACCGGTTCGTCTCCGGTAAAGCCGCCTATTCCCGGTATCGAGTCGCCGGGAATTTTCACGCTGTGGACGGTTCCCGATACCGACCGTATCAGGAATTTTATCGAAGAAAAAAAGCCCGCGCGGGCGGCCGTCGTCGGCGGCGGTTTTATCGGACTTGAAATGGCCGAAAATTTGAAAAGCGCGGGGCTTTCCGTCAGTCTCATCGAAATGCAGGAACAGGTCATGGCGCCGCTCGATCGGGAAATGGCCGAAATTCTGCACGTCCATTTGGAGCGTAACGGCGTGGAGCTGATTTTGGGCGACGGCGTGAAACGGTTCCGCCCGGAAGCCGGCGGAACGGTCGTAGAACTTGCGAGCGGCAGAACGGTTGTTGCCGATATGGTCGTGCTCGCTATCGGCGTAAGACCGAACAGTCAGCTCGCCAAAGACGCGGGGCTCGCACTCAACGCAAAAGGCGGCATCGTCGTAGACGAGTATCTTCGGACGTCTGAAAAAGACATTTACGCCGTCGGCGACGTGATTGAAGTTACCGATTACGTTTCGGGCGGAAAAACGATGATACCGCTCGCCGGCCCCGCGAACAAGCAGGCGCGTATTCTTGCGGATAATTTGAGCGGAGACCGCAAAACGTACGGCGGAACGATCGGGACTGCCATTGCGAAAGTATTCGAGTTGAACGCGGCTTCCGCGGGTTTAAATGAAAAGCAGCTCGCCGCCGCCGGTAAAAAGAAAGATGCAGATTATCACACGGTGCTGATCAACCAGAAATCTCACGCAGGTTACTATCCGGGAGCGACGACGCTTACGCTCAAGCTGCTGTTTGAAAAAAACGGCACAATTCTGGGCGCTCAGGTCGTGGGGAGCGACGGCGTTGATAAACGGATAGACACGATCGCGACCGTGATGCGCCTGCGCGGTACCGTTCACGATCTTGCCGAACTTGAACTCGCGTACGCACCGCCGTTTTCTTCGGCTAAAGATCCGGTGAATATGCTCGGCTTCGTCGCGGAAAACGTACTCGATACGTTGGTAACTTGCATCGAATGGCGCGACGCCGAAGCGCTGTTGCGCAGCGGGTCGGACGATTTTACCGTATTGGACGTAATGGAGGACTCGGAGCGCACGGTGTTCGCCGTTCCCGGATCGTATCATATTCCGCTCGGACAGCTGCGGGAACGGTTGTCCGAACTGGATCCGTCCAAACTGATCGTTCCGTACTGCGCCGTCGGCGTCCGTTCGTACAACGCGGCGCGGATTTTGATGCAGAACGGATTTAAACGCGTCGCGATGATTTCGGGCGGCACGTCGTTTTACAAGGCGACGCATCGCGAGTCTGACGCCGTATCCGAGGACGCTGCGTATTCGGCAGCCGTAGGCGCCTTGTCGGAGACCGCCGCTCATTCGGCAACCGTAGGCGCCGCATCGGATACGGAGTATTCCGCCGACCGCTCGATCAAAATACTCGACTGCAGCGGTTTGCAGTGTCCCGGCCCCATTATGAAAGTATACGAAGCGCTGTGCGATATGGAAGATTCGCAGATTCTGCAGGTTTCCGCAACCGATATGGGGTTTACCGCCGATGCGGCGGCGTGGTGCAGGCGGACGGGAAATACGTTCGTTCGCAGCGAACGGCGCGGCGGCGAATACGTGGTGTATATCAGGAAAGGCGGCGACTGCTGCGACCCGCACGATCGGGGAACGCCTCGGAAGCAGGAATCCGCACCGTCGCAGGGGGCCGCACAATCGCCGGAAACAGCATTGTCGCCGGCACAGGGAAAGACGATCATCGTGTTCAGTGGCGACCTCGACCGGGTGCTCGCTTCATTTATCATTGCGAACGGCGCCGCCGCTATGGGCAGGCCGGTAACCATGTTTTTTACGTTTTGGGGATTGAACGTGCTGCGTAAAACGCGTACCGGAAAAATCAAAAAGCCGTTTATGGATAAAATGTTCGCTTCGATGATGCCGAAAGGCAGTGCGAAACTCAAATTATCCAAACTGAACATGGCCGGTATGGGCACCGCGATGATGAAAAAAGTCATGAACGATAAAAACGTGGATTCCCTTGAAACGCTTATCAGACACGCGCTCGATAACGGCGTCAAACTGATTGCCTGTACCATGTCGATGGATATCATGGGAATTACCAAAGAAGAACTGATAGACGGCGTTGAATTCGCCGGCGTGGCCTCCTATTTGGGGGACGCCGAGGAGTCGAACGTAAACCTGTTTATTTAG
- a CDS encoding Crp/Fnr family transcriptional regulator — MLADEAITLFGGTLPFWPQLDRQQKETLCTGARTVRFTAGQTLGRGERECIGVLIVTAGALRVYLTSDDGREVPLYRLAKNDVCVLSAACVLEHIDFTVSIEAESECSAAVIGAPAFARLCAENVHAELYAYKLAAERFSDVMWAMQQLLFTRFDARLANFLLEERSRTGSPELRFTHELIAKRLGTAREVVSRMLKYFESERCVSLSRGGISICDEAKLHSFCKR, encoded by the coding sequence GTGCTCGCTGACGAAGCAATAACGCTGTTCGGCGGCACGCTGCCGTTTTGGCCGCAATTGGATCGGCAACAGAAAGAGACACTGTGCACGGGTGCGCGGACGGTTCGTTTCACCGCGGGACAGACGCTCGGCCGCGGCGAACGGGAATGCATCGGCGTGCTGATCGTAACGGCAGGCGCACTCCGCGTGTATCTCACCTCTGACGACGGGCGCGAAGTGCCGCTCTACCGTCTGGCAAAAAACGACGTCTGCGTACTGTCCGCAGCCTGCGTACTGGAACACATCGATTTTACCGTTTCAATTGAAGCCGAATCCGAGTGCAGCGCGGCAGTCATCGGCGCCCCCGCGTTCGCCCGATTGTGCGCGGAAAACGTGCACGCGGAATTATATGCGTACAAACTGGCGGCGGAACGGTTCTCGGACGTAATGTGGGCGATGCAGCAATTGCTGTTCACCCGGTTCGACGCACGGCTCGCGAACTTTTTGCTCGAAGAACGCTCCCGCACGGGTTCACCGGAACTGCGGTTCACGCACGAACTGATTGCCAAACGCCTGGGCACCGCCCGTGAAGTAGTGTCGCGGATGCTCAAATATTTTGAAAGTGAAAGATGCGTTTCGCTTTCCAGAGGCGGTATCTCGATTTGCGACGAGGCGAAACTGCACTCGTTCTGCAAGCGGTGA